From the genome of Aphanothece sacrum FPU1, one region includes:
- a CDS encoding Npun_F0494 family protein: MIPPTQPQNTFPLNYSTHTQQRAQRALFCSPFELTLWVAMKDNSVPLPNIAGETGVQQRYTQKSISEQRVEKELLWLISVGILRREVDGQGITDSFRLTPLGRQLTAQWEITRQIWQEPSWWERLLNTLTRWFSLPF, from the coding sequence ATGATACCTCCAACTCAACCCCAGAACACTTTCCCCCTTAACTACTCAACCCACACGCAACAGAGGGCCCAAAGAGCTTTATTTTGTTCTCCCTTTGAGTTAACCTTATGGGTAGCCATGAAAGATAATAGCGTTCCTCTCCCCAACATCGCAGGAGAAACAGGAGTTCAACAAAGATATACTCAAAAATCTATTTCAGAACAAAGGGTAGAAAAAGAGTTACTCTGGTTAATTAGTGTCGGAATATTACGCCGAGAAGTCGATGGACAGGGAATTACTGATAGTTTTCGCCTAACTCCCTTGGGACGACAATTAACCGCTCAATGGGAGATAACTCGGCAAATTTGGCAAGAACCTTCTTGGTGGGAAAGATTATTAAATACTCTCACTCGGTGGTTTAGTCTGCCCTTCTAA
- a CDS encoding TIGR03032 family protein codes for MSLSANQLRVTSSPDLTRWLEQQNISIAATTYQTNRLFFVSGQANGRLKLHERLFDKPMGLYVAANRLYMTTRYQIWDFHNLLDSGEKSQEADRLYVPRTAYTTGDVNAHEIVLDNAQNVIFVNTDFSCLATINPDYSFVPLWRPSFISKLVPEDRCHLNGLAMVEGKPAYVTACSATDTAAGWRNHRLDGGVVIDVNHNEIIVTGLSMPHSPRWYQGKLWLLNSGTGEFGYIQDQRFDPIIFCPGFVRGLAFWQNFAFVGLSQLRSQSFSGLPLEKRLMSEGNRPQSGLMVIDLQTGKTLHWLYFQSIIEELFDVVVLPGVSQPETIGLQGDEIQRLVTFPESGGIVITKPTAKRPSKGATPPIAGLPQPTEAIAQLPTDQPISPVGAQGLASEVKYQRVYHLNSSNALDYDELTFPRLRQRWQKTPPQGELTGLSASINGSIVGLAIAERLNVETAKIISLFVLPDYRKQGIGTRLVAYLERELKTQGFQELVLSYSTSSSTPLALEGILQRLQWQPPQITLLLGKTTTENIAKVDWLNKFPLPPSLEVFSWPEAGLSLPASVEKDRLEPLNSLGLRQGKEVVGWVLTHRVAPDTIRYTTWEVAKPFESRGRGISLLAEAIRRQINSDVPYLTGSVSHHYPRLLQFVGRHLMPYLTGVGEVRQTSKLIKSSEEN; via the coding sequence ATGAGCCTATCCGCAAACCAACTTAGAGTTACGTCTTCCCCTGACTTAACTCGCTGGCTGGAACAGCAAAACATCAGTATTGCTGCTACCACCTACCAAACTAACCGCCTTTTTTTTGTCAGTGGCCAAGCTAACGGAAGGCTGAAACTGCACGAAAGACTATTCGACAAACCAATGGGATTATATGTAGCAGCAAATCGCCTCTACATGACCACCCGTTATCAAATTTGGGATTTCCATAATCTTCTCGATAGTGGGGAAAAATCACAGGAAGCAGACCGCCTCTATGTCCCCCGCACCGCTTACACCACCGGGGATGTTAACGCCCATGAAATAGTATTAGACAATGCACAAAACGTGATTTTTGTCAATACCGATTTTAGTTGTTTAGCCACAATTAATCCCGATTATAGTTTTGTTCCCCTGTGGCGACCCTCATTTATCTCGAAATTAGTGCCGGAAGATCGTTGTCACCTCAACGGTTTGGCTATGGTGGAGGGCAAACCTGCTTATGTCACTGCCTGTAGTGCCACAGATACGGCGGCTGGATGGCGTAATCATCGCCTTGATGGGGGAGTCGTCATAGATGTTAACCACAACGAAATTATTGTCACAGGTTTATCCATGCCCCATTCTCCCCGTTGGTATCAGGGGAAATTGTGGTTACTCAATTCTGGGACAGGGGAATTTGGCTACATCCAAGATCAACGCTTCGATCCTATCATATTTTGCCCTGGATTTGTGCGCGGGTTAGCCTTTTGGCAAAACTTTGCCTTTGTCGGACTATCTCAATTACGTTCTCAGAGTTTTAGCGGCTTACCTCTAGAAAAACGCCTTATGTCTGAGGGAAATCGCCCCCAATCTGGGTTAATGGTGATTGACTTACAAACGGGTAAAACCCTGCACTGGCTATATTTTCAGAGTATAATTGAAGAATTGTTTGATGTAGTGGTTTTGCCTGGAGTTAGTCAACCTGAAACGATTGGGTTACAGGGGGATGAAATTCAACGATTGGTGACGTTTCCTGAGAGTGGAGGCATTGTTATCACCAAACCTACGGCCAAACGCCCCAGTAAGGGCGCAACTCCCCCTATTGCCGGTTTACCCCAACCTACTGAGGCGATCGCACAATTACCGACAGATCAGCCAATTTCCCCTGTAGGGGCGCAAGGTTTGGCATCAGAGGTTAAATATCAACGGGTGTATCACCTCAATAGCAGTAATGCCCTAGATTACGATGAATTGACCTTTCCTCGGTTACGGCAGCGTTGGCAAAAAACCCCACCCCAAGGGGAATTAACGGGACTTTCGGCTTCTATTAACGGGTCAATAGTGGGATTGGCGATCGCCGAACGTTTAAACGTGGAAACGGCGAAAATTATTTCTCTTTTTGTGTTGCCCGATTATCGAAAACAAGGGATTGGCACAAGGTTAGTGGCTTATTTGGAAAGGGAATTAAAGACTCAAGGCTTTCAAGAGTTAGTTTTGAGCTATTCCACCAGTTCCTCGACTCCTTTGGCATTAGAAGGGATTTTACAAAGATTACAATGGCAACCGCCTCAAATTACCTTACTGCTAGGCAAAACCACTACAGAAAATATTGCTAAAGTAGATTGGTTAAACAAGTTTCCCCTACCTCCCTCCCTTGAGGTATTTTCCTGGCCAGAGGCGGGTTTATCTTTGCCCGCTTCTGTGGAGAAAGACCGGCTAGAACCCTTGAATAGTTTGGGTTTGCGTCAGGGAAAGGAGGTAGTAGGTTGGGTGTTAACCCATCGGGTAGCACCTGATACCATTCGCTATACCACTTGGGAGGTAGCTAAACCCTTCGAGAGTCGGGGGCGAGGGATTTCCCTGTT